TTGCACCTTGCCGCCGAGGCGGGCCGTCAGTTGTTGCCAGCCCTCCCAATCGTTCTCTGCCAGGCCGTCTTCGATCGACACGATCGGGTAGCGCGAGACCCAATCGGCGTAGAAATCGACCATGGCGGCGGCGTTGCGGCTGCCGCCGCCGGACTTGCGGAATTCGTATCTGCCATCGGCGTAAAACTCGCTGGCGGCCGGATCCAGCGCGATCGCCACCTGTTTGGCGGGCTTGTAGCCGGCGCGCTCGATGGCTTCGATAATCACCGCCAGTGCTTCTTCGTTCGACCGCAACGACGGCGCGAAGCCGCCCTCGTCGCCGACGCCGGTGCCGTAGCCCCGCTGCTTGAGGACTTTCTTCAGGGTATGGAACACTTCCGTCCCGATCCGCAACGCTTCGGCGAAGCTCCGCGCGCCGACCGGCATGACCATGAACTCCTGCAGGTCAACCGAGCTGTCGGCATGAGCGCCGCCGTTGAGGATGTTCATCATCGGCACCGGCAGCGTGGTAGCCTGCTTGCCGCCCAGGTAGCGGAACAGCGGCTCGCCGGCGGCGGTTGCCGCCGCCCGCGCGACGGCCAGCGACACGCCCAGCAAGGCGTTGGCGCCGAGCCGGCGCTTGTTGGGCGTACCGTCGAGATCGAGTAGCTGACGGTCGATCGCCTCCTGCCGGCGCGGGTCACGCCCGCGCAGCGCCGGGGCGATGATGGTGTTGACGTTGGCCACCGCCTTAGTGACACCCTTTCCCAGGTAGCGGCGTTTGCCGTCGCGCAGTTCGAGGGCCTCGTGCTCGCCGGTCGAGGCGCCGGACGGTACCGCTGCCCGGCCGCTGATGCCGCCTGCCAGCACCACATCCACTTCAACTGTGGGGTTGCCGCGCGAATCGAGAATCTCGCGCGCTACGACTTGCTTGATTTTCACCGTGGTCTCCGCGTTTGCCAATTTGTGAGCGCTTCCGCTACGATAGCTGCCGAGGTTGGATGAAAGTGATGGCCCTCTTACCATCGCCTCCGCGCAAATACAAAGCCGTGCTGCTCGGCGGGCTGGTGCTCGTGATGTTGCTGGTGCTGGGCGCGATCTTCGGGGATCGGGGCCTGATCGATTTGCAGCGGCTGCGGGCGGAGGAACGGCGGATCGAGGAGCTGGCCTTCCAGCAACAGCAAGCCAACGCCGCGTTGCGAGAACACCTCGATCGGCTGCGCAGCGACGATCGCTATCTCGAACGCGTCGCCAGACGGCGGCTACGCTGGGCCAAGCCCGACGAGGTCATCTATAGCTTCGCCGGCCAAACCGCGCTCACCCGCT
This is a stretch of genomic DNA from Deltaproteobacteria bacterium. It encodes these proteins:
- the eno gene encoding phosphopyruvate hydratase; translated protein: MKIKQVVAREILDSRGNPTVEVDVVLAGGISGRAAVPSGASTGEHEALELRDGKRRYLGKGVTKAVANVNTIIAPALRGRDPRRQEAIDRQLLDLDGTPNKRRLGANALLGVSLAVARAAATAAGEPLFRYLGGKQATTLPVPMMNILNGGAHADSSVDLQEFMVMPVGARSFAEALRIGTEVFHTLKKVLKQRGYGTGVGDEGGFAPSLRSNEEALAVIIEAIERAGYKPAKQVAIALDPAASEFYADGRYEFRKSGGGSRNAAAMVDFYADWVSRYPIVSIEDGLAENDWEGWQQLTARLGGKVQLVGDDLFVTNAARLRRGIDSGVANSILIKLNQIGTLTETLETIHMAKAAGYTTVISHRSGETEDTTIADLAVAVNAGQIKTGSACRSERTAKYNQLLRIEEMLGRRACFPGRAALRRGR
- a CDS encoding septum formation initiator family protein, whose protein sequence is MALLPSPPRKYKAVLLGGLVLVMLLVLGAIFGDRGLIDLQRLRAEERRIEELAFQQQQANAALREHLDRLRSDDRYLERVARRRLRWAKPDEVIYSFAGQTALTR